One stretch of Coriobacteriia bacterium DNA includes these proteins:
- a CDS encoding hydroxyethylthiazole kinase has product MQCLDQTRERILAAVSAVKESTPLAGSITNYVTVDFVANAQLAAGGSAAMVYLPDEGEALGAQSGAFYINVGTLLPSHEEAMCRTATALCEHETPWVLDPVGIGLGEVRGHILAHMKEHTPTIIRCNASEAIALAKLWGLEGNYATSGVKGVDSTDSVDGARDAAIALARHIKGAVAVSGPIDLITDGKLVAHSQGGSPLMEKVTGFGCALGGVAAVYAACADPFTAALTASAAFNLAAIRAAAHTDAPASFKVAFLDELYRATPEDIAANPLTLEEA; this is encoded by the coding sequence ATGCAATGTCTCGACCAAACACGCGAACGCATCCTTGCCGCCGTATCCGCCGTCAAAGAGAGCACGCCGCTTGCGGGCTCCATTACCAATTACGTAACCGTCGACTTTGTCGCAAACGCGCAGCTTGCGGCTGGTGGATCTGCCGCGATGGTCTATCTGCCCGATGAGGGCGAAGCCCTGGGTGCGCAATCCGGGGCATTCTACATCAACGTGGGCACACTCCTACCCTCCCACGAAGAGGCAATGTGCCGTACCGCAACCGCCCTATGCGAACATGAAACGCCTTGGGTACTCGATCCCGTCGGCATTGGCCTGGGCGAGGTGCGCGGACACATCCTTGCGCATATGAAGGAACACACGCCCACCATCATTCGCTGTAACGCCTCCGAAGCCATCGCGCTCGCTAAGCTCTGGGGACTCGAAGGTAACTATGCAACCAGTGGCGTTAAGGGCGTCGACTCCACCGACAGCGTCGATGGCGCTCGTGACGCTGCCATCGCACTCGCTCGCCACATCAAAGGCGCTGTCGCCGTATCCGGGCCCATCGATCTCATCACCGATGGGAAGCTTGTTGCCCATTCCCAAGGCGGGTCACCTCTCATGGAGAAAGTGACCGGCTTCGGCTGTGCACTCGGAGGCGTTGCCGCCGTATATGCCGCCTGTGCCGACCCCTTTACCGCAGCCCTTACCGCAAGCGCGGCCTTCAACCTCGCCGCAATCCGAGCAGCCGCTCACACGGACGCACCCGCAAGCTTCAAGGTCGCATTCCTCGACGAGCTGTATCGCGCCACACCCGAAGACATCGCCGCCAATCCCCTGACCCTCGAGGAGGCCTAG
- a CDS encoding metal-binding protein, with translation MDDKPAYEYPFFSHESCEYFPCHEGIAPDEFNCLFCYCPLYALGPRCGGDFTYTDAGVKDCSACTLPHRADAGTRLVMEHHDELKELSKK, from the coding sequence ATGGACGACAAGCCGGCATATGAGTATCCGTTCTTCTCGCACGAGTCGTGTGAGTACTTTCCCTGTCACGAGGGCATTGCCCCGGACGAGTTCAATTGCCTGTTTTGCTACTGTCCTCTCTATGCGCTCGGACCGCGTTGTGGTGGGGATTTCACCTATACCGATGCCGGTGTCAAGGATTGTTCTGCGTGCACGTTGCCGCATCGCGCGGATGCCGGCACGCGCTTGGTGATGGAGCATCATGACGAGCTCAAGGAACTTTCTAAAAAGTGA